A region from the Spirochaeta thermophila DSM 6192 genome encodes:
- the flgD gene encoding flagellar hook assembly protein FlgD: MDISLVMNDVEKAKVAAQVDALNKSLAEGRQVKQELGKDDFLKLLVAQLTHQDPTQPLEDKEFIAQMAQFSTLEQMTNMSQEFSKLALRLQSSQAFSLLGKTVVIKNGGQEISGVVEEVRGTEFPQLLVNGRYFDMNQIESVRME, translated from the coding sequence ATGGATATCTCCCTTGTGATGAACGATGTGGAGAAGGCCAAGGTGGCCGCCCAGGTGGACGCCCTCAACAAGTCTCTCGCCGAGGGCAGGCAGGTGAAGCAGGAGCTCGGGAAGGACGATTTTCTCAAGCTGCTCGTCGCACAACTCACCCACCAGGACCCCACCCAGCCTCTCGAGGACAAGGAGTTCATCGCCCAGATGGCCCAGTTCTCCACACTGGAGCAGATGACCAACATGAGCCAGGAGTTCTCGAAACTCGCACTGAGGCTCCAGAGTTCCCAGGCGTTTTCTCTCCTGGGGAAGACGGTGGTGATCAAGAACGGGGGGCAGGAGATCTCCGGTGTGGTCGAGGAGGTGAGGGGGACGGAGTTCCCGCAGCTCCTGGTGAACGGGAGATATTTCGACATGAATCAGATAGAAAGCGTGAGGATGGAGTAG
- the motB gene encoding flagellar motor protein MotB — protein sequence MAKEMQKKKKCDEGAPDYMLTYGDMVTLLLTFFVMMFTTATIDGYQLRLILSAFPGLGSREGGNTLSVGRLAELGNTVMSLPSMERGRALDQARKKAISAFQPEIRAKTVRVKQDERGLVITLAADAFFRSASAELNIEAARETLIKLSNLLTSPELEGRKIRIEGHTDDVPTDPAGPWPSNWELSSARAINVLHFLSDYGVDENHFQVMGLADTVPLADNSTPEGRAYNRRIDIVILSEGHL from the coding sequence ATGGCGAAGGAGATGCAGAAAAAGAAGAAGTGTGACGAGGGGGCTCCCGACTACATGCTCACCTACGGTGACATGGTGACCCTCCTCCTCACCTTCTTCGTCATGATGTTCACCACTGCGACGATCGACGGATATCAGCTCAGACTCATCCTCTCCGCGTTCCCTGGGCTCGGGAGCCGGGAGGGAGGAAACACCCTCTCGGTGGGCCGTCTTGCCGAGCTCGGCAATACCGTGATGAGCCTTCCCTCCATGGAACGGGGGCGGGCCCTCGATCAGGCGAGGAAGAAGGCCATCTCGGCCTTCCAACCCGAGATACGGGCCAAGACCGTGCGGGTGAAGCAGGATGAGCGGGGGCTTGTGATCACCCTGGCGGCCGACGCCTTCTTCAGGAGTGCGAGTGCCGAGCTCAACATAGAGGCCGCCCGGGAGACCCTCATAAAACTCTCCAATCTCCTCACCTCCCCGGAGCTGGAGGGGAGGAAGATCCGCATAGAGGGCCACACGGACGATGTGCCCACCGATCCCGCGGGGCCGTGGCCCAGCAACTGGGAACTCTCCTCGGCGAGAGCCATCAACGTACTCCACTTTCTCTCCGACTACGGGGTGGACGAGAATCACTTCCAGGTGATGGGGCTCGCCGACACCGTACCCCTCGCAGACAACTCCACTCCCGAGGGGAGGGCCTACAACCGGAGGATCGACATAGTCATACTCTCGGAGGGACATCTGTAG
- the flgE gene encoding flagellar hook protein FlgE translates to MMRSLYAGVSGLQNHQIRMDVIGNNISNVNTTGFKKGRVNFHDMISQTLSGAARPTEEVGGVNPKQVGLGMTIASIDTIHTQGSLQTTGVMTDVAIQGEGFFILRKGDRSFYTRAGVFGLDEEGYLVNPANGLRVQGWRAETVNGQTFINTTGSLQDLIIPVGSKDPASATTEVFLACNLDKRLPEIPPGAGPETVREGTWVATYDIYDSFGNPHTLRIEFTKVVGEPNRWRATVTVDPDAETPTNTLVDVGETNNATNTFIIQFDNLGTIQSVEDEAGDVLDAGALQVQVGFDVPEATIPPGEAAVRQTFNLNLGQVGSVVDAVTQFAERSSTKVFRQNGYTMGYLEGFKIDQNGVITGVYSNGNNRPLGQIALATFVNPGGLEKEGETMFRVSLNSGDPNVGPPNFAGKGKLIAGALEMSNVDLAEAFTDMIVTQRGFQANSRTITTSDQMLQELLTLKR, encoded by the coding sequence ATGATGCGATCCCTGTATGCCGGTGTGTCCGGACTTCAGAACCATCAGATCAGGATGGACGTGATCGGTAACAACATCTCGAACGTGAATACCACGGGATTCAAGAAGGGGAGGGTCAACTTTCATGACATGATCTCCCAGACGCTCTCCGGTGCAGCCCGCCCCACCGAGGAGGTGGGTGGGGTGAACCCCAAACAGGTGGGGCTCGGCATGACCATCGCGAGCATCGACACCATCCACACCCAGGGCTCCCTCCAGACCACCGGCGTGATGACCGATGTGGCCATCCAGGGTGAGGGCTTCTTCATCCTCCGAAAGGGTGACCGCAGTTTCTACACCAGGGCGGGGGTCTTCGGCCTCGACGAAGAGGGATACTTGGTGAATCCCGCCAACGGGCTGCGCGTCCAGGGGTGGAGGGCCGAGACCGTGAACGGACAGACCTTCATCAATACCACCGGATCCCTCCAGGACCTCATCATCCCGGTGGGGAGCAAGGACCCCGCCTCCGCCACTACGGAGGTCTTCCTCGCCTGTAACCTCGACAAGCGGCTCCCCGAGATTCCTCCCGGCGCCGGTCCCGAGACGGTGCGTGAAGGCACCTGGGTGGCCACCTACGACATCTATGACAGTTTCGGTAACCCGCATACCCTCAGGATCGAGTTCACCAAGGTGGTGGGTGAACCCAACCGGTGGCGTGCGACGGTCACGGTGGATCCCGATGCAGAGACGCCCACGAACACCCTGGTGGACGTGGGTGAGACCAATAATGCCACCAATACCTTCATCATTCAGTTCGACAATCTTGGGACGATTCAGTCCGTGGAGGACGAGGCGGGAGACGTCCTCGATGCGGGGGCTCTCCAGGTGCAGGTGGGGTTCGATGTGCCCGAGGCCACGATCCCGCCGGGTGAGGCGGCCGTACGGCAGACCTTCAACCTCAATCTCGGTCAGGTGGGGAGTGTGGTGGACGCCGTGACCCAGTTCGCGGAACGCAGCTCCACCAAGGTCTTCCGGCAGAACGGCTACACCATGGGGTATCTGGAAGGGTTCAAGATCGATCAGAATGGGGTCATCACCGGCGTCTACTCCAACGGTAACAACCGTCCGCTGGGTCAGATCGCGCTTGCCACGTTCGTGAACCCTGGCGGTCTCGAGAAGGAGGGTGAGACCATGTTCCGGGTCTCCCTCAACTCCGGGGATCCCAATGTGGGACCGCCGAACTTTGCGGGAAAGGGGAAGCTCATCGCAGGGGCGCTCGAGATGAGCAACGTGGACCTCGCCGAGGCCTTCACCGATATGATCGTGACGCAGAGGGGATTCCAGGCCAATTCCCGGACCATCACCACGTCCGACCAGATGCTCCAGGAGCTGCTGACGCTCAAGCGATAG
- the fliR gene encoding flagellar biosynthetic protein FliR, giving the protein MFTDLVVRAELFLLVFARVFSLLAISPLFSSSGIPGIARVGLAFFTSAAVFPWASSLYTIPETGLGYAFLLLGEVLVGLITGFFVLLYFSLFQIAGEFFGFQMGFNAASVYDPLSQEELPLMGQVMSNVAVLVFLVTGGFLKFFLSGVYYSIKAFRSADILVYREDFFDVFLHGLAGIFQYAFVLALPLISVLLLVSVSMGLLGKAAPQMNLLLMGFPISIGVGFVLLLVILPFVAEMMSRIFDYMFYALVELFSPGGGS; this is encoded by the coding sequence GTGTTCACTGATCTTGTCGTCCGTGCCGAGCTCTTTCTCCTCGTGTTCGCACGGGTGTTCAGTCTTCTTGCGATCAGTCCCCTTTTCTCCTCCTCGGGCATTCCCGGTATTGCCCGGGTGGGACTCGCCTTTTTTACGAGTGCCGCGGTCTTCCCCTGGGCCTCGTCTCTCTACACCATTCCGGAGACCGGGCTGGGATATGCGTTCCTCCTGCTGGGTGAGGTGCTCGTGGGACTCATCACCGGCTTTTTCGTACTCCTCTACTTTTCGCTCTTCCAGATCGCGGGTGAGTTCTTCGGTTTCCAGATGGGGTTCAACGCCGCCTCGGTGTACGACCCTCTCTCCCAAGAGGAGCTCCCCCTCATGGGCCAGGTCATGAGCAACGTGGCGGTGCTCGTGTTCCTCGTGACCGGCGGGTTCCTCAAGTTCTTCCTCTCGGGAGTCTACTATTCGATCAAGGCCTTCCGATCGGCGGACATCCTCGTCTACAGGGAAGATTTTTTCGATGTCTTCCTCCACGGGCTTGCGGGTATCTTCCAGTACGCATTCGTCCTTGCCCTTCCGCTCATCTCGGTGCTTCTCCTCGTTTCCGTGAGTATGGGGCTGCTCGGAAAGGCCGCCCCCCAGATGAATCTCCTGCTCATGGGATTCCCCATCTCCATCGGGGTGGGGTTCGTCCTGCTCCTGGTGATCCTCCCTTTCGTGGCGGAGATGATGAGCAGGATATTCGACTACATGTTCTATGCCCTGGTGGAACTTTTCTCGCCGGGAGGTGGTTCATGA
- a CDS encoding flagellar FlbD family protein gives MIKVTKLDGTVFYVNPHHIEYIELNPDTTLIMLSGKRLVVREDYQTIFDRIIEYRRKIGLFFNEE, from the coding sequence ATGATCAAGGTCACGAAGCTCGACGGTACGGTCTTCTACGTGAATCCTCACCACATCGAGTACATCGAGCTCAATCCCGATACCACCCTCATCATGCTCTCGGGCAAGCGTCTGGTGGTCCGTGAGGACTACCAGACGATTTTCGATAGGATCATCGAATACCGCAGGAAGATCGGCCTGTTCTTCAACGAGGAGTGA
- the fliN gene encoding flagellar motor switch protein FliN gives MSDGSLTQEEIDALLQGSVNFSTPEGGPAPSLSPEELRKFRALLQNTVASQAANLSMLTGKQVEVQPPEVKAVQAETFIRGLPEQVVKVDIPFTEGTRAAHGYVLDREVSTLIAGLLMGQENVELTEAAVSALQEGLSQMNGPVVTSLGDVSGMTILTAPAQGAEFSRDQLNLDVPEVVTAEYPVVIDGVGHKVIEFFDVPFVRSLVNPSRPSPSQPANQASTSAQGATMAQSQGQPTVWGPGAPQVQQVQFPSFPEGALGPEQQANISLLMDVYMELTVELGRTKKMVKEILAMGEGTIIELDKLAGEPVDILVNHKLIARGEVVVIDENFGVRVTEIISPLERLNELT, from the coding sequence ATGAGTGATGGTTCCCTTACACAGGAAGAGATCGATGCCCTTCTCCAGGGAAGCGTGAACTTCTCGACGCCCGAGGGGGGGCCTGCCCCTTCGTTGTCCCCCGAGGAACTCCGGAAGTTCAGGGCGCTCCTGCAGAACACCGTGGCCTCGCAGGCGGCCAATCTCTCCATGCTCACGGGGAAACAGGTGGAGGTCCAGCCTCCGGAGGTGAAGGCGGTCCAGGCGGAGACCTTCATACGAGGGCTCCCGGAGCAGGTGGTGAAGGTGGACATACCGTTCACCGAGGGTACGAGAGCTGCTCACGGGTATGTGCTCGACAGGGAGGTGTCCACCCTCATCGCCGGCCTGCTCATGGGACAGGAGAACGTGGAGCTCACCGAGGCCGCCGTCTCCGCCCTTCAGGAGGGGCTTTCCCAGATGAACGGGCCCGTGGTCACCTCGCTGGGTGACGTGTCGGGGATGACCATCCTGACCGCCCCTGCGCAGGGAGCCGAATTTTCCAGGGATCAGTTGAATCTCGACGTCCCGGAGGTCGTGACGGCGGAATATCCGGTGGTCATCGACGGGGTTGGGCACAAGGTGATCGAATTCTTCGACGTCCCATTCGTGCGATCTCTGGTGAATCCCTCTCGACCTTCTCCCTCTCAACCTGCAAACCAGGCTTCTACTTCTGCACAGGGGGCTACCATGGCGCAGTCACAGGGACAACCAACGGTCTGGGGGCCGGGAGCCCCTCAGGTCCAGCAGGTGCAGTTTCCCTCGTTTCCGGAGGGGGCCCTTGGTCCCGAACAGCAGGCGAACATCTCGCTCCTCATGGATGTATACATGGAGCTCACGGTGGAGCTCGGGAGGACCAAGAAGATGGTGAAGGAAATCCTCGCCATGGGCGAGGGGACGATCATCGAGCTCGACAAACTGGCCGGTGAGCCGGTTGACATACTCGTGAATCACAAGCTCATTGCACGTGGTGAAGTGGTGGTCATAGACGAGAACTTCGGTGTGCGGGTCACGGAGATCATATCACCGCTGGAGCGTCTCAATGAGCTGACGTAG
- a CDS encoding motility protein A has translation MDLGTILGVVVGLGLVIFGIVVAGVPLGVYVDIASVLIVFGGSFGAMLVGNPLARMLGIMQYVSHALNVPNWQEGRVINDLVAYAERARREGLLALEDNLDEIEDEFMRKGLQLVVDGIDPEIIKTVLYTELNEMQSRHEVGAKIFDDWSKIAPAFGMIGTLIGLIAMLKNLAGGDTSAIGQGMATALITTLYGSLFANLFLIPLKNKLMDRDRDETLVREIMIEGILSIQAGDNPRVLLEKLLSFLPPKEREAVRQEVGRD, from the coding sequence ATGGATCTGGGTACGATACTTGGCGTCGTCGTGGGACTCGGACTCGTGATCTTCGGTATTGTGGTGGCGGGGGTGCCACTCGGTGTGTACGTCGACATCGCCTCGGTCCTCATCGTGTTCGGCGGTTCCTTCGGAGCGATGCTCGTGGGGAACCCGCTCGCGCGGATGCTGGGGATCATGCAGTACGTCTCACATGCCCTCAACGTCCCCAACTGGCAGGAGGGGAGGGTGATCAACGACCTGGTGGCCTACGCCGAGCGGGCGAGGCGGGAGGGACTCCTCGCCCTCGAAGACAACCTCGACGAGATCGAGGACGAGTTCATGCGCAAAGGGCTCCAGCTGGTGGTGGACGGGATCGACCCCGAGATCATAAAAACCGTGCTCTACACCGAGCTCAACGAGATGCAGTCCCGGCACGAGGTGGGCGCCAAGATCTTCGACGACTGGTCCAAGATCGCGCCCGCCTTCGGGATGATAGGAACCCTCATCGGTCTCATCGCGATGCTCAAGAACCTCGCAGGCGGGGATACCTCTGCGATCGGGCAGGGAATGGCCACCGCCCTCATCACCACGCTCTACGGCTCGCTCTTCGCGAACCTCTTCCTCATACCACTCAAGAACAAGCTCATGGACAGGGACCGGGACGAGACCTTGGTGAGGGAGATCATGATAGAGGGGATCCTCTCCATCCAGGCAGGGGACAATCCCCGGGTCTTGCTCGAAAAACTCCTCTCGTTCCTACCACCAAAGGAGCGAGAGGCGGTCCGCCAGGAGGTGGGGAGGGACTGA
- a CDS encoding flagellar basal body-associated FliL family protein produces MSDIFDDETQEPGAVEAESKQVGFLPSIVIQILKYVALGLLATVFVVTVVIITLRVLNVSSQSQNPPEISPEYQAAPPVLAWYEIGEIRARTSDEAQYTLLAVVYLGYKVNDKALQTELNERRPYLRDLIRRFFSSKRAEELRPQYEEMIKEELKAKINDVLTSGMVQDIVFDTFTLVEF; encoded by the coding sequence GTGAGCGACATCTTCGACGATGAAACGCAGGAACCCGGAGCCGTAGAGGCGGAATCGAAACAGGTGGGGTTCCTTCCCAGTATCGTGATCCAGATCCTCAAGTACGTGGCACTCGGGCTGCTCGCCACGGTCTTCGTGGTCACGGTGGTCATCATCACCTTGCGTGTCCTGAACGTCTCGAGCCAGTCACAGAATCCCCCCGAGATTTCGCCCGAGTACCAGGCCGCCCCTCCCGTGCTCGCGTGGTACGAGATAGGGGAGATACGGGCCCGGACTTCGGACGAGGCCCAGTACACCCTGCTCGCGGTCGTCTACCTGGGCTACAAGGTGAACGACAAGGCCCTTCAGACCGAACTCAACGAGCGGAGACCTTATCTGCGCGACCTCATCCGGAGGTTTTTCTCCTCCAAGCGGGCCGAGGAACTGCGCCCCCAGTACGAGGAGATGATAAAGGAAGAGCTCAAGGCCAAGATAAACGATGTCCTCACGAGCGGTATGGTGCAGGATATTGTATTCGATACCTTTACTCTGGTAGAATTCTAG
- the flhB gene encoding flagellar biosynthesis protein FlhB — translation MTKKTALEAMWHEDAGSISRFVHVHLQWFAAEDEGRTEEPTEHKIRKAREEGKVAKTPELPSTLVMLFTLITLALLSSYLFSTMVSMFQTFFSSISSPEPTHTGRFFVLFLQFFLKLTLPFFVVALCAGVAGNVLQVGFLFTVKPITPDLQRIVPNFSRFAKRVLFSTEALFNLGKTILKVAAIGFLAYLNIRMELPRLVNLLRVPLLQGIRFLGALVFRILFEATVVFLAISIVDYLFQRRQHLESLKMSREELKEERKMYEGDPLVKSRLRQRMREILTRNMIRRVPEADVVITNPTHYAVALEYERARMEAPTVVAKGADELALRMRAIAREHGVPLVENRPLARALYQEVEVGDTIPEQYYAVVATILAKVYAVDARRREKVM, via the coding sequence ATGACGAAGAAGACCGCCCTCGAGGCGATGTGGCATGAGGATGCCGGTTCCATCTCCCGTTTCGTACACGTGCACCTCCAATGGTTCGCGGCGGAGGACGAGGGGCGAACCGAGGAACCAACCGAGCACAAGATCCGCAAGGCACGCGAAGAGGGGAAGGTGGCCAAGACACCCGAGCTCCCCTCCACCTTGGTGATGCTCTTCACCCTCATCACACTGGCCCTCCTCTCTTCCTACCTGTTCTCCACCATGGTCTCGATGTTCCAAACCTTCTTCTCGAGCATCTCTTCTCCGGAGCCCACCCATACGGGCAGGTTCTTCGTCCTGTTTCTCCAGTTTTTCCTCAAACTCACGCTTCCTTTCTTCGTGGTCGCCCTGTGTGCCGGAGTGGCGGGAAACGTGCTCCAGGTCGGATTCCTCTTCACGGTGAAACCCATCACCCCCGATCTCCAGCGCATCGTTCCCAACTTCTCCCGGTTCGCCAAGAGGGTGCTCTTCTCGACGGAGGCCCTCTTCAACCTGGGTAAGACGATCCTCAAGGTGGCCGCGATAGGGTTCCTCGCCTATCTCAATATCCGGATGGAGCTTCCACGGCTCGTGAACCTCCTCCGTGTTCCGCTCCTCCAGGGGATCAGGTTCCTGGGTGCGCTCGTGTTCCGGATCCTCTTCGAGGCCACGGTGGTCTTCCTCGCCATCTCGATCGTGGACTATCTCTTCCAGAGACGGCAACACCTCGAGTCCCTCAAGATGTCCCGGGAGGAATTGAAGGAGGAACGGAAGATGTACGAAGGGGATCCCCTCGTGAAGAGCCGTCTCCGACAGAGGATGAGGGAGATCCTCACCAGGAACATGATCCGCCGGGTGCCGGAGGCCGATGTGGTCATCACCAACCCCACCCACTACGCCGTGGCGCTCGAGTACGAGCGGGCGAGAATGGAGGCGCCCACGGTGGTGGCCAAGGGAGCGGACGAACTCGCCCTCCGGATGCGGGCCATCGCGAGGGAACACGGAGTCCCTCTGGTCGAGAACAGACCCCTCGCGCGGGCCCTCTACCAGGAGGTGGAGGTGGGTGATACCATCCCCGAACAGTACTACGCCGTGGTGGCGACCATTCTCGCGAAGGTGTACGCCGTGGATGCCCGCCGGCGGGAGAAGGTGATGTAA
- the fliM gene encoding flagellar motor switch protein FliM, giving the protein MTEVLSQEEIDQLLSAISAGEIETEEVQRIPEQRKIKIYDFKRPDKFSKEQIRTISIMHETFARLTTTSLSAQLRSLVQVHVASVDQLTYEEFIRSIPNPTTIGIINMDPLKGSAILEIDPTITYSIIDRLFGGPGDGSVVPRDRDLSDIETTVMEGIMVRILGNMREAWSQVIDLRPRLGQIDTNPQFAQIVPPTEMVVLVTLETKVGDVEGMMNFCIPYLTIEPIISKLSAQYWYSSVRKGGTTENLAILKERISSVEVNLVVEVGSMNLKMRDILSIQKGDVIMLPTRVKEPLVLKIENRPKFYCRPGRVGKKLAVQLVEKIEESQEVEELTAEGEEL; this is encoded by the coding sequence ATGACCGAGGTCCTCTCGCAGGAAGAAATAGATCAGCTTCTCTCGGCGATCTCTGCTGGGGAGATAGAAACGGAGGAAGTCCAGCGGATTCCCGAGCAGAGAAAGATAAAGATCTATGACTTCAAGCGGCCCGACAAGTTCTCGAAGGAGCAGATTCGTACCATCTCGATCATGCACGAGACCTTCGCCCGTCTCACGACCACCTCTCTGAGCGCCCAGTTGCGAAGCCTCGTCCAGGTCCACGTGGCCTCGGTCGATCAGCTCACCTATGAGGAGTTCATACGTTCCATCCCCAATCCCACCACGATAGGCATCATCAACATGGATCCCCTCAAGGGTTCCGCGATCCTCGAGATAGACCCCACCATCACCTATTCCATCATAGACAGGCTTTTCGGGGGACCGGGGGACGGCTCGGTGGTCCCCCGGGATCGAGACCTTTCCGACATCGAGACCACGGTGATGGAGGGGATCATGGTCCGCATCCTGGGGAACATGCGGGAGGCCTGGAGTCAGGTGATAGACCTGAGACCCAGACTCGGCCAGATCGATACCAACCCCCAGTTCGCCCAGATCGTTCCCCCCACGGAGATGGTGGTCCTGGTCACCCTCGAGACGAAGGTGGGGGACGTGGAGGGGATGATGAACTTCTGCATCCCCTACCTCACGATCGAGCCCATCATCTCCAAACTCTCGGCACAGTACTGGTATTCCTCGGTGAGAAAGGGCGGCACCACCGAGAACCTCGCGATCCTCAAGGAACGTATCTCCAGCGTCGAGGTGAACCTCGTGGTGGAGGTGGGTTCCATGAACCTGAAGATGCGGGACATCCTCAGCATTCAGAAGGGGGATGTCATCATGCTTCCCACGAGGGTGAAGGAGCCGCTCGTCCTCAAGATTGAGAACCGTCCCAAGTTCTACTGCAGGCCGGGGCGTGTCGGGAAAAAACTTGCAGTCCAGCTCGTGGAGAAGATCGAAGAGTCCCAGGAAGTCGAGGAGCTGACTGCGGAAGGAGAGGAACTATGA
- a CDS encoding flagellar biosynthetic protein FliO, producing the protein MKSHPIHVKRLIGGIVATLIFSTTFLPAQETTTPPPAPQEVSESELVFPSDAPEVGETGGGAPSPQPAVGFTLWDGVRMLLLLGVVLAAIYAVFYFLRKMSVARGSGEDLIRVVDTRVLQGTRAVHVIGVGNSYFLVGSSENGVTLIARIEEKETLDRIELIASRQETGRGGRFSDFLDRLFPPKHPASSEEGPAPRAMTFLEKQRERLKRL; encoded by the coding sequence ATGAAGTCTCATCCGATCCATGTGAAGCGACTGATAGGTGGTATAGTAGCAACGCTGATCTTCAGTACGACCTTTCTCCCTGCACAGGAGACGACCACTCCTCCCCCGGCCCCCCAGGAGGTTTCCGAATCGGAACTCGTCTTTCCCTCTGATGCGCCCGAGGTGGGAGAGACCGGGGGTGGCGCACCTTCTCCTCAACCTGCGGTGGGCTTCACCCTCTGGGACGGCGTCCGGATGCTCCTTCTGCTCGGGGTGGTGCTCGCAGCCATATACGCGGTGTTCTACTTCCTTCGGAAGATGAGTGTCGCCCGCGGGAGTGGGGAGGATCTCATCAGAGTGGTGGACACCAGGGTCCTCCAGGGGACCCGTGCGGTTCATGTGATCGGGGTGGGGAACAGCTATTTCCTCGTGGGGTCGAGTGAGAACGGTGTGACGCTCATCGCCCGAATCGAGGAGAAGGAGACCCTCGACCGGATAGAGCTCATCGCCTCCAGGCAGGAGACGGGGCGAGGAGGGCGTTTCTCCGATTTCCTCGACCGTCTCTTCCCGCCGAAGCATCCTGCATCTTCGGAGGAGGGGCCGGCTCCCCGGGCGATGACCTTTCTCGAGAAACAGAGAGAGAGGTTGAAACGGCTGTGA
- the fliQ gene encoding flagellar biosynthesis protein FliQ, whose product MGLGEAIYLLRSGIYELIVIAAPLLLVGMLVGLIVSIFQATTSIQEQTLTFVPKILAILLVLLLLGPWMLSSLSQFTVHLFQMIPEMGG is encoded by the coding sequence ATGGGACTGGGAGAGGCGATCTATTTGCTCAGGAGCGGGATCTACGAACTCATCGTGATAGCGGCGCCCCTCCTCCTGGTGGGCATGCTGGTGGGCCTCATCGTGTCGATCTTCCAGGCCACCACCTCCATCCAGGAGCAGACCCTCACCTTCGTCCCCAAGATCCTCGCCATACTCCTGGTGCTCCTCCTGCTCGGCCCGTGGATGCTCTCTTCTCTCTCCCAGTTCACGGTCCATCTCTTCCAGATGATCCCGGAGATGGGAGGATAG
- the fliP gene encoding flagellar type III secretion system pore protein FliP (The bacterial flagellar biogenesis protein FliP forms a type III secretion system (T3SS)-type pore required for flagellar assembly.) — protein MKRIGFLVVFMLVLPGPLGLVAQLGPEEDQALNIPFVDLTIREPQSDQEVALSIQLLLLLTILTLAPSILVLTTSFLRIALVLDFIRRALGLQQVPPTQVLMGISLFLTLFVMWPTFQEVYDDSFVPLSRGEIGVEEAYGRAVGPLRIFMYRQMQNDVEPIRLFMRMSGLPRPDTLADVPTHILIPAFILHELTVAFKIGIILYIPFIIIDMVVASTLMSMGMIMLPPVMISFPFKLLLFVLVDGWTLITQQLLGSFV, from the coding sequence GTGAAACGGATAGGGTTCCTCGTCGTGTTCATGCTCGTCCTTCCGGGTCCGCTCGGGCTCGTGGCGCAATTGGGTCCTGAAGAGGACCAAGCACTCAATATCCCCTTCGTCGATCTCACCATCCGCGAGCCTCAGAGCGATCAGGAGGTGGCGCTCTCCATCCAGCTCCTCCTCCTGCTTACGATACTCACCCTTGCCCCGTCCATCCTCGTCCTTACCACCTCGTTCTTGAGGATCGCCCTGGTGTTGGACTTCATCCGAAGGGCCCTCGGTCTGCAGCAGGTGCCGCCCACACAGGTGCTCATGGGGATCTCCCTCTTTCTCACACTGTTCGTGATGTGGCCCACGTTCCAGGAGGTGTACGACGATTCCTTCGTCCCTCTCTCGAGGGGAGAGATAGGTGTAGAGGAGGCCTACGGCAGGGCGGTCGGCCCTTTGAGGATTTTCATGTACCGGCAGATGCAGAACGACGTGGAGCCCATACGGCTCTTCATGCGGATGAGCGGTCTTCCCAGGCCCGACACCCTGGCGGATGTGCCCACCCACATCCTCATCCCTGCCTTCATCCTCCATGAGCTGACCGTGGCCTTCAAGATAGGGATCATACTCTATATCCCCTTTATCATCATCGACATGGTGGTGGCTTCCACCCTCATGTCGATGGGGATGATCATGCTCCCGCCGGTGATGATCTCCTTCCCGTTCAAGCTGCTCCTCTTCGTACTCGTGGACGGGTGGACGCTCATCACACAGCAGTTGCTCGGAAGTTTCGTCTGA